In Miscanthus floridulus cultivar M001 chromosome 19, ASM1932011v1, whole genome shotgun sequence, the DNA window CCGGTTCCGTCGCGGTATCCACCTCGTCGTTAGACGGGATTTCCACCACCACGTTCGCATGGGACGCCGCTGGGCGTCCCAACTCTGTCCCGGCCACGCTTCCCTCCGGCGCCTTTGGCTCCGACGACAACGATAGGTCGTGTAGCCCTCCACCCGGCGAGATAGGGAGTTTGCTCTCCCTCgtctcacaagtcaaaaccacaaaATATTGTAGGAGACCATACCCTGCGCAAaatagtgctctgcagccaccctgacataaagtattgtaggggccgctagaaactcccatatggtaagccccccgcgtgtctttggacatcgatcgcagtatgggctccatgatttgccataccgggtgaacatagcacggctcctcacataccactaggcatcaagaaatatttgtaggtaccggcgtccatccttcctgaagaagatagctcgaccccccgttcacatctgacatcctacagcgacatcgacagtattggggggcgtcaaccattatccagttttcatcaccgtaggcagcaaggcttagaaatatctgtactctccccctctcacctgtaaagctatccccttcatctataaaaggggatgcgctccctccaacgaaggaaagatcgacttcttcaagctcagactcactagatcgacatcaacaccttacaaccgtaggaccaccaagttccaaccgcgacccttccggtcggagccaaccgaacctcttgtatcccCCCTTCTTCCctcttctcgtttgtacccccactacagacttcgagcgtctgggctcaggaataaagtcaccgaccgaccccaactggacgtagggcacgttgcccgaaccagtataaatcctgtgtcattgagcgctaggccacctccgatcacaacgtacaacaaaactacaaatatttactagttgtcactttctgcaccgacactcaTAGATTACCCTTGTAAGTTGTAAATGCATGTACGCACAAAATATAACTCTCGAGATTGATGAAGTTAACATAGATACATCTTACTATTGGCGGAAACTATATTTATATATCTAAAATTGAACATAAATTATATTTATGTATCTACTCACTCCATTCCTAAATATCTATCGTTTTTGCTTCCCGAGAaagaactttgactaaatatatatataaaaatattaatatttatggtatataactAATATCACTAGATAGATATTTGAatttaattttttaataaatttatttagaggtacaaatgttacacgtattttctataaaccgAGTCAAACTTTCGACACGGAAACCAACCGAGACCGTTAAttggggacagagggagtaaaatTGAACTTAAATTTGTGCAGTACCGTGATCGTGTAGGATTTAACGAACTAAATTTCTATGCAATTTGGGTATTAGATAGATCCTAAGTATCATGACCAAAGAGCCTGTacaaaaatgacttcttttgtCCTTCGGGACAAAAACCCAGTCAAACGCAGCTGGCAGAAACCTGAGTGCCGCCGACGCCGGCAGCTGCCTCTCTCAATCATTGAAAACGTGAGAAACACAAACCACTACCACACCTCTCTAAAAAACGAAGCAAAATTTATGTTTTTTGAACTAAAAAAACACAGAATGACGATACGGGACAGGGCGACACGCCGTCACCGAACGCGCAAGTGTCTCCGGCGACCGACCCGCGGCCTGGTCCAGTAGTACTCCAGTCCAGCCCCTCTCCCGCGCCACGCCGCGCCGCCGACCCCGTCCGCGCCCCGCGGGTTCGGCATCCCGCCCCCACCTCCTCACCAAACTCCCCCAACCCGATTCCCCCGTCCTCGCCTCGCGCGCCCCCACACCGCACCGCGCACGCGCTTGCGCCTTTGGCTTCTTCGCGGCTCCAGCGACCCCGTCCCCGTCGGGCACCAACCCAACCCAACGCTCTCCCCCCTCCTCGCTTCCCCTCCGCCCCCTCCTTTTCCTCTGCCCAACAATTGATAGCTCACCCCACCTCCGCACCCGCTGTTTCGTGCACCGCACTTCACCCCCCACCAACCTCTCCCCCTCAAAAACTatccaccccaccccacctctACCCGCCGACGAGCGCGATCGATTGATTCCGTTCGAGCCGGGCGGAGGAGGAGGGAGCGCCGGGCGGCGGGGGGAGCCCACCAGATCCGGCGGCTATGATGAAGTCGCTGCTGCCGCAGAGCCAGCTGCggcggtcggcggcggcggcagcgcggtCGTCGGGCGGCGGCGCAGCGGGGTCAGACGGGGCTATGGCCGACGGCGGCGGGGCGGGGCCGCGGGCGCCCGCCTCCTCCACGTTCTGGTTCCTGCTCCACGCGCTCTTCTGCCTCATCTCTGTCTTCCTCGGCTTCCGCTTCTCGCGGCTTCTCTTCTTCCTGCTCTTCTCCACCACCGCGCTCTACcactccaccacctcctcctcctcggccgccGTCCTgcgcgccaccaccaccaccaccacgaccacgacaacgaccaccaccaccaccaacaccatcaTGCTCTCCTTCGCCGCCGCCAACAATCCCCCTTCCGGCCCCGCTAACCGCACGGCgctggaggcggccgcggcggccgaCAACAAGGGGGCGGCGGCGTCCGGGAACCCGCAGAGCCACGTCGTGGTGGGGAGGCACGGGATTCGGATCCGGCCGTGGCCGCACCCGGACCCCGTCGAGGTGATGCGCGCGCACCGGATCATGGAGCGCGTGCAGGAGGAGCAGCGCCGCTGGTACGGCGTCAAGGAGCCCAGGCAGGTGCTCGTCGTCACCCCGACCTACTCCCGCGCGTTCCAGGCGCTCCACCTCACCGGCCTCCTCCACTCCCTCCGCAACGTGCCGTACCCGCTCACCTGGATCGTCGTCGAGGCGGGCGGCACCACCAACGCCACGGCTTCGATGCTTGCGCGCTCTGGCCTTACTTTCGTCCACGTCCCATTCCCTGACCGCATGCCCCACGACTGGGCCGACCGCCACGCCACTGAGAACCGGATGCGCCTCCACGCCCTACGGTATGTATGGTTTCCTACTGCTTCCTCAGCTAGCTAGTATAGTTATGGACAGAAGATCGCTGATGAAGGATCGGTTTCCTTGTGCAGCGTGATCCGTGAGAGGAAGATGGATGGTGTAGTTGTTTTTGCGGACGACAGCAATGTTCATAGCATGGAGCTGTTCGATGAGGTGCAGAAGGTCCAGTGGATGGGTGCTGTATCCGTTGGAATCCTTGCGCATACTGGAAGGGCAGACCAACTACGGCTCAGCGAGGAGGACAAACAGAATATGCCTCTTCCAGTCCAGGGCCCTGCTTGCAACTCCTCAGGGCATCTGGCTGGATGGCACACGTTCAACTCATTGCCCTTCTCTGGGAAGACCGCCACAGTGGTTGGTGAGGCAGCCCCTGTTCTGCCCAGGGGTCTGGAGTGGGCTGGCTTTGTGTTGAACTCGAGAATGCTGTGGAAGGAGGCTGACGGCAAGCCTGACTGGGTGAAGGATCTTGATGCTGTGGGCGAGAATGGAGAGGAGATTGAGAACCCACTTACTCTGTTGAATGATCCATCCTCTGTTGAGCCACTGGGCAACTGTGGGAAGAAGGTCCTACTGTGGTGGCTCCGTGTTGAAGCACGGGCTGACAGCAAGTTTCCTCAGGGGTGAGTTTTTCGACATCCCATTATTCGACATTTTTATTACCCAGCTATGCTATTGGGAAAGTTTATAATGTTCTGTTAGCATCCAAGATTCAAACATCTAGAGTCATGGAAACTCCCTTTTTTTTAACCTTGTTAAGTTAGTTAAGCCTTATCTAGGTTCACTGGCTCAACATCTCCAATGGATATTTGTGGCAACTGGATATAAACCAACTGTCTAATAGCTACCCAGCAACTGAAACTTTGGCACTGTTTGGCTGAGCTCCATCTTCAATATATATCATGCGTACCACGCCAGGTTTGGAGTTTGTATGCTATAATAAATCTCGTTAAATAACTAGTTTTAGTCTTTAAATAAAATGAGACACCCCAACACTCCCGGTGCACACCAAACCTTAGCTCCACATgtcctgccaaacaggccctttgTTACATATGAATCTTTATATGGATTTTATCGTGTTGAATGTGATTGACTGATTGCACTGAGATAAGTTTGTCACCAACAACTGCTTTACAGTAGTCCCTTAATACCTCAAGTAAAATAGTTTATGTTGTCCTGTCACTAAGCCAGTCTGGTCTGGTCATAGAGTTTCCATACTTGTCTAGGATGTGATAATACCGGCAAACACTGATTGAAAACTCTATAATCTACTTCCTCTGAAGCTTTGTTTGTAAATATAAGCCCATCTATGTCTGTACTAAGCATGTGTTTGGATGGAGGGACCAACTGGGTCGGAGTTGGGTCGGACCCAGTTTTCTGGGTGTTTGGATGGGAGATCCTGGAACCTGGGTCGAACCCAGGAGGGCATATTCCCCATAGATGCGGGTTGCCCCAGCACCGCAAAATCGAGCGGACGGGGTTCGACCCACATCG includes these proteins:
- the LOC136528080 gene encoding probable beta-1,4-xylosyltransferase IRX14; the encoded protein is MMKSLLPQSQLRRSAAAAARSSGGGAAGSDGAMADGGGAGPRAPASSTFWFLLHALFCLISVFLGFRFSRLLFFLLFSTTALYHSTTSSSSAAVLRATTTTTTTTTTTTTTTNTIMLSFAAANNPPSGPANRTALEAAAAADNKGAAASGNPQSHVVVGRHGIRIRPWPHPDPVEVMRAHRIMERVQEEQRRWYGVKEPRQVLVVTPTYSRAFQALHLTGLLHSLRNVPYPLTWIVVEAGGTTNATASMLARSGLTFVHVPFPDRMPHDWADRHATENRMRLHALRVIRERKMDGVVVFADDSNVHSMELFDEVQKVQWMGAVSVGILAHTGRADQLRLSEEDKQNMPLPVQGPACNSSGHLAGWHTFNSLPFSGKTATVVGEAAPVLPRGLEWAGFVLNSRMLWKEADGKPDWVKDLDAVGENGEEIENPLTLLNDPSSVEPLGNCGKKVLLWWLRVEARADSKFPQGWVIEPPLEVVVPAKRTPWPETTTELPSELLDDKQEQEDRRLSRANKSSRPRGTTKRKGDPQGQDN